A genome region from Natronosalvus rutilus includes the following:
- a CDS encoding glycoside hydrolase family 3 protein has product MADSPTTIEELSLEAKVGQLIHAGIGLGNFETDTGWPTEEMKTVLETVRPGALRIYGNHRVTPHFMAQYTNQLQEWAADVDPGVPLLISADCEYGTVDIVRHETRAYPALMGRTAAGDLDLAKDVSAAIAQDMLGMGLNMNHQPVVDVNTNPDNPVIGVRSPGTTPETVATYSTATLEGIHAEDQVAVAKHFPGHGDTELDSHMELPHVTYDRETLERVHLPPFETMIEEGVDCIMTSHVVVECLDPELPATLSPTILTGLLRDDLGFDGVVVTDAMMMDAIADNYPVGEAAVQAIEAGADLVLTGFVPADDLLETRDAILEAVESGRLSESRIDESVERILALKARYDVGERRYVDPLEAIESMASVEHESIAREAYERSFSVLGNGDVFPLSPDASVLLTGIRGVPELEPHLDAAFGDVLTCSLAPGDVRTLDDPKPTMEPESPERSLETLRSVADGVDVAVVTTYAREAFPAGQQRIVEELATTVPVVVVVSLGLSNEYRDLPDGVAYVATYAQDRLGLPSPLPDTAGEALADVLVRDPDVLESLPVE; this is encoded by the coding sequence ATGGCCGACTCACCGACGACCATCGAAGAGCTATCTCTGGAGGCGAAGGTCGGACAGTTGATTCACGCGGGCATCGGACTCGGGAACTTCGAGACCGACACCGGCTGGCCCACCGAGGAGATGAAAACGGTCCTCGAGACCGTCCGACCGGGGGCACTGCGGATCTACGGAAACCACCGGGTGACACCCCACTTCATGGCCCAGTACACGAATCAGTTACAAGAGTGGGCCGCCGACGTGGATCCCGGAGTCCCGCTGTTGATCTCCGCGGACTGCGAATACGGGACCGTCGACATCGTCAGACACGAGACCCGCGCCTACCCGGCGCTCATGGGACGGACGGCCGCCGGCGACCTCGACCTCGCGAAGGACGTCTCGGCGGCCATCGCCCAGGACATGCTGGGGATGGGCCTCAACATGAACCACCAGCCAGTCGTCGACGTCAACACCAACCCCGACAATCCCGTCATCGGCGTTCGTTCTCCCGGCACTACGCCCGAGACGGTCGCCACGTACTCGACGGCCACGCTCGAGGGAATCCACGCGGAAGACCAGGTCGCCGTCGCCAAACACTTCCCGGGCCACGGCGACACCGAACTCGACTCCCACATGGAGTTACCGCACGTCACCTACGACCGCGAGACCCTCGAGCGCGTGCACCTGCCGCCGTTCGAGACGATGATCGAGGAGGGCGTCGACTGTATCATGACCTCCCACGTCGTCGTCGAGTGTCTCGATCCCGAGCTTCCGGCGACGCTCTCCCCGACAATTCTCACAGGCCTCCTACGGGACGACCTCGGCTTCGACGGCGTCGTCGTCACCGACGCGATGATGATGGACGCCATCGCCGACAACTACCCCGTCGGCGAGGCTGCCGTCCAGGCGATCGAAGCCGGGGCCGACCTCGTCCTCACTGGGTTCGTTCCCGCCGACGACCTCCTCGAGACGCGAGACGCGATTCTCGAGGCGGTCGAATCAGGTCGTCTCTCCGAATCTCGAATTGACGAATCCGTCGAGCGCATCCTTGCGCTGAAAGCCCGCTACGACGTCGGGGAGCGCCGGTACGTCGATCCGCTCGAGGCCATCGAGTCGATGGCGAGTGTCGAGCACGAATCGATCGCTCGCGAGGCCTACGAGCGGTCGTTCTCCGTTCTGGGCAACGGTGACGTCTTCCCGCTTTCGCCGGACGCGTCCGTCCTGTTGACTGGCATCAGAGGCGTCCCAGAACTGGAACCACACCTCGACGCCGCCTTCGGGGACGTTCTCACTTGCTCGCTCGCCCCCGGCGACGTTCGCACGCTCGACGATCCGAAGCCGACGATGGAACCCGAGTCGCCGGAACGATCCCTCGAAACGCTCCGGTCGGTCGCCGACGGTGTCGACGTCGCCGTCGTCACGACGTACGCACGCGAGGCGTTCCCGGCGGGTCAGCAACGGATCGTCGAGGAACTCGCAACGACGGTGCCGGTCGTCGTCGTCGTCTCCCTCGGCCTCTCGAACGAGTACCGCGACCTGCCCGACGGCGTCGCTTACGTCGCGACCTACGCACAGGACCGCCTCGGTCTGCCCTCGCCGCTGCCGGACACGGCCGGGGAGGCACTCGCCGACGTACTCGTCCGGGACCCCGACGTGCTCGAGTCGCTCCCAGTGGAGTAG
- a CDS encoding ABC transporter substrate-binding protein: MPQGNKDETITSAEEYLTRRKMMAAASAMVTGGVAGCFSEDTSNGNGGNGNGGNGNGGNGNGGTATIRTFMQSVPSELNWNTWAPSYPWTPSWLLLEPVQRYYADGSMSLELIEDWEYDADSQELTVHHNEEFSWWNGDAATAEDKYWYGEVARLLNPESSDFAALTLENNGGTIVREYKEPQNPELVGNWLGGYLGEMMRGRRDKFRPWAEELQDATTDDERVSIEERMGEEMPLDMDTFIEEGLGLGAFQAVDYDDQGIYCELYEDHPHADNIEIDELEYVLASGDAIAQQMMGGDLDFGFAQLSNWLGDQNPDHMETIGEYENTFMRKLEFMMNGSASKHIRQVEFRRAIAHLLSLEDISENFATPNTVRTAQTGLPEAVTEQRMGDYVDDFIEYPVEADNEGAAELLNSIDYEQDGDSWVDDEGEPISLEMVVPSWASNPARTVADKLNNFGFETDLSVLEGTAFNDNTEESIDFDLSMFNHGALIAHPYAYFRPTHDAGNKLGTQDVIVNTLENGERRSPYSGKEIIVELPEEVGQEDLSGSTQEVNLYELFQEWLSADTEERSQEIAETFTWFWNFYLPGIDMFQPRSGSWGNTEKWEFATDNKDWQAYRGAFHAAMRGHISPK, translated from the coding sequence ATGCCGCAAGGTAACAAAGATGAGACTATCACTTCCGCAGAGGAGTATCTCACTCGTCGGAAGATGATGGCGGCCGCCTCAGCAATGGTCACCGGTGGCGTTGCCGGGTGCTTCAGCGAGGACACGAGTAACGGCAATGGTGGAAACGGCAATGGTGGAAACGGCAACGGTGGAAACGGCAATGGTGGAACCGCCACGATCAGAACGTTCATGCAATCGGTTCCCTCCGAACTTAACTGGAATACGTGGGCACCGAGCTACCCGTGGACCCCGTCGTGGTTGCTCCTCGAACCGGTCCAGCGGTACTACGCCGACGGATCGATGTCCCTCGAGCTCATCGAGGACTGGGAGTACGACGCCGATAGCCAGGAGCTGACGGTCCATCACAACGAAGAGTTTTCGTGGTGGAACGGCGACGCGGCGACCGCCGAAGACAAGTACTGGTACGGCGAAGTCGCACGCCTGCTCAATCCGGAATCGAGTGATTTCGCGGCGCTCACCCTCGAGAACAACGGAGGGACGATCGTCCGTGAGTACAAGGAGCCCCAAAACCCCGAACTCGTCGGGAACTGGCTCGGCGGCTACCTCGGTGAGATGATGCGAGGGCGCCGTGACAAGTTCCGCCCGTGGGCCGAAGAGCTCCAGGATGCGACGACCGACGACGAGCGGGTCAGCATCGAGGAGCGCATGGGCGAGGAGATGCCGCTCGACATGGACACTTTCATCGAGGAGGGACTCGGTCTCGGTGCGTTCCAGGCCGTCGATTACGACGATCAGGGCATCTACTGCGAACTGTACGAGGACCACCCGCACGCTGACAATATCGAGATCGACGAACTCGAGTACGTGCTCGCCTCCGGCGACGCCATCGCCCAGCAGATGATGGGCGGTGACCTCGACTTCGGGTTCGCACAGCTATCGAACTGGCTCGGGGATCAGAACCCCGATCACATGGAGACGATCGGCGAGTACGAGAACACGTTCATGCGGAAGCTCGAGTTCATGATGAACGGGTCGGCCTCCAAACACATCCGGCAAGTCGAGTTCCGGCGAGCAATCGCCCACTTGCTCAGTCTCGAGGACATCTCCGAGAACTTCGCCACGCCGAACACGGTGCGAACCGCACAGACCGGCCTTCCCGAGGCGGTCACCGAGCAGCGGATGGGCGACTACGTCGACGACTTCATCGAGTATCCCGTCGAAGCGGACAACGAGGGGGCAGCGGAACTCCTCAATTCGATCGACTACGAGCAAGACGGCGACAGCTGGGTGGACGACGAAGGCGAACCCATCTCGCTCGAGATGGTCGTCCCCTCGTGGGCCTCTAACCCCGCTCGTACGGTGGCAGACAAGCTCAACAATTTCGGCTTCGAGACGGACCTGTCCGTTCTCGAGGGCACGGCGTTCAACGACAACACCGAGGAGAGCATCGACTTCGACCTGTCCATGTTCAACCACGGTGCACTGATCGCTCACCCGTACGCGTACTTCCGGCCGACCCACGACGCCGGCAACAAACTGGGAACTCAGGACGTCATCGTGAACACGCTGGAGAACGGCGAGAGACGTTCGCCCTACAGCGGCAAGGAAATCATCGTCGAGCTTCCGGAGGAAGTCGGACAGGAGGACCTCTCGGGATCGACGCAGGAGGTCAACCTGTACGAACTCTTCCAGGAGTGGTTGTCCGCCGATACCGAAGAACGGAGTCAAGAGATCGCCGAAACGTTCACCTGGTTCTGGAACTTCTATCTCCCCGGAATCGATATGTTCCAGCCGAGGTCCGGTTCCTGGGGCAACACCGAGAAGTGGGAGTTCGCAACCGACAACAAAGACTGGCAGGCCTACCGTGGCGCATTCCACGCAGCGATGCGCGGGCACATCTCCCCGAAGTAA
- a CDS encoding Gfo/Idh/MocA family protein encodes MAYRHARGYDEHPDCVSVACADIVEENARAFADRNGIDDANVFTDHERMLEVVNPDVVSVCTPVPTHADIVVDCTEGGETLQAIHCEKPMAATPGDSRRMKTVCDENGVQLTFNHQRRVATPSQRVADIVEAGRIGDPTRLELTTKNVFDSGTHLIDLCNLVLGDPAVEWVIGQIDYRTENVRYGHHNENEAFVRWRYRNGVDAVAATGNDADFIDCSLRVLGTGGEVELNPDGDAQICLKLGPTDPWEELDTGEPLADIPAAIVDVIEGLETDSEPALSADRALAALEISFAAYESSRRRGRVDFPLEIDDNPLLSMVENGDLTPRPVDRDDE; translated from the coding sequence ATGGCCTATCGTCACGCCCGCGGCTACGACGAACACCCCGACTGCGTATCCGTTGCGTGTGCGGACATCGTCGAGGAGAACGCCCGTGCGTTCGCCGACCGAAACGGAATCGACGACGCGAACGTGTTCACGGACCACGAACGAATGCTCGAGGTCGTGAATCCGGACGTCGTCAGCGTCTGTACGCCGGTCCCAACGCACGCGGACATCGTCGTCGACTGCACGGAAGGCGGCGAAACGCTGCAGGCGATCCACTGCGAGAAGCCGATGGCCGCCACGCCGGGCGACAGCCGCCGAATGAAGACGGTTTGCGATGAGAACGGCGTACAATTGACGTTCAATCACCAGCGTCGAGTCGCGACGCCGAGTCAGCGCGTTGCCGATATCGTCGAAGCGGGAAGAATCGGCGACCCGACTCGACTCGAGCTCACGACGAAGAACGTCTTCGACTCCGGAACGCATCTGATCGATCTCTGCAACCTCGTTCTCGGTGATCCCGCCGTCGAGTGGGTGATCGGACAGATCGACTATCGGACGGAGAACGTGCGCTACGGCCACCACAACGAGAACGAAGCGTTCGTCCGGTGGCGTTACCGAAACGGCGTGGACGCCGTCGCAGCGACCGGGAACGACGCCGATTTCATCGACTGCAGTCTCCGCGTCCTCGGGACCGGTGGCGAAGTCGAACTCAACCCCGATGGCGACGCCCAGATTTGTCTCAAATTGGGCCCGACCGACCCGTGGGAGGAACTCGACACCGGCGAACCGCTCGCGGATATTCCAGCTGCCATCGTCGACGTCATCGAGGGCCTCGAAACCGACAGCGAGCCGGCATTGAGCGCCGATCGCGCGCTCGCGGCCCTCGAGATCAGTTTCGCCGCCTACGAATCGTCCCGCCGTCGCGGTCGAGTCGACTTCCCGCTCGAGATCGATGACAATCCACTGCTCTCGATGGTCGAAAACGGCGACCTAACGCCGCGGCCAGTCGACCGAGACGACGAGTGA
- a CDS encoding SDR family NAD(P)-dependent oxidoreductase, whose protein sequence is MSGLFADETVIVTGGTRGIGRAIVDRFAAEGANLVVSSRSEDDVTTVADELSAEYGVDAVGVPCDVTNADEIEVLVDATLERFGEIDALVSNAGGSINDDNLHRIDEDAWDRTVELNLKSLFLVAREVLPPMVESGGGSIVHMSSVNGLDGIGQIAYSSARSGVLGLSRLIATQYGRHGVRSNIVCPGTIETDRRSGQMDETGESRASDEHDGEWTQRDQWIDQYPTGRFGRPEEVADATLFLASDMSSFVNGTHLVVDGGLTAGLDWSFQQQIFGSEETPTRPSKR, encoded by the coding sequence ATGTCGGGACTATTCGCAGACGAGACGGTGATCGTCACCGGCGGAACCCGGGGAATTGGCCGGGCCATCGTCGATAGATTCGCGGCCGAGGGAGCGAACCTGGTCGTCTCCTCGCGCAGCGAAGACGACGTGACGACCGTCGCGGACGAACTGAGTGCAGAGTACGGCGTCGACGCCGTCGGCGTTCCCTGTGACGTCACGAACGCCGACGAGATCGAAGTGCTGGTCGACGCGACCCTCGAGCGATTCGGCGAAATCGACGCCCTCGTCAGCAACGCCGGCGGGTCGATTAACGACGACAACCTCCATCGAATCGACGAGGACGCGTGGGATCGTACCGTCGAACTCAACCTGAAGTCGCTCTTCCTGGTTGCCCGGGAGGTGCTCCCGCCGATGGTCGAGAGTGGCGGTGGCTCGATCGTTCACATGTCCTCGGTCAACGGCCTGGACGGAATCGGCCAGATCGCCTACTCCTCCGCCAGGAGTGGCGTCCTCGGCCTCTCGCGACTCATCGCGACGCAGTACGGTCGTCACGGCGTTAGATCGAACATCGTCTGCCCGGGGACCATCGAAACCGACCGACGAAGCGGGCAGATGGACGAGACCGGCGAGAGCCGCGCGTCGGACGAACACGACGGCGAGTGGACCCAGCGCGACCAGTGGATCGACCAGTACCCCACCGGCCGATTCGGCCGACCGGAGGAGGTCGCCGACGCGACCCTCTTTCTCGCCTCGGACATGTCTTCGTTCGTCAACGGCACCCACCTCGTCGTCGACGGCGGACTCACCGCCGGCCTGGACTGGAGCTTCCAGCAGCAAATCTTCGGGAGCGAGGAGACGCCGACCCGGCCGAGCAAACGGTAG